AGCGCACCGCCGCTCAGTCCAGCGGATGCAGCAACCGGCTCAGGAACTGTTGCGTGCGCTCGTGCGCCGGATGCCGGAAGATCTGGTTCGGCTTGCCGCGCTCGACGATGACCCCGCCGTCGAGGAAGAGCACCTCGTCGGCGACCAGGCGCGCGAACTCCAGCTCGTGCGTGACAACGACCATCGTCCAACCCTCCTGCGCGAGGGTCTTCATGACACCGAGCACATCGCCGACCAGTTCGGGGTCGAGTGCCGATGTCGGCTCGTCGAATAGGATCAGCCCCGGCTTGAGCGCTACGGCTCGGGCGATTCCCACGCGCTGCTGCTGGCCGCCCGACAGCTGGAAGGGGTAGACGTCCTTCTTCGCCTCGAGACCGACCTGCGTAAGCAGGGCAAGGGCATCCGCAGTCGCGTCTGCACGCGAACGCTTCTGCACCTGCACCGGGCCCTCGATCAGGTTCTCGAGAACGGTCTTGTGCGGGAACAGGTTGTACTGCTGAAAGACCATCGCCGACTTGCGACGCAGCGCGGCAACCGCCGCCTTGCCGACCGGCGCCGAGAAATCGACGTTCACGTCGTCGTCGATCTGGATGATGCCGGCATCCGGCGTCTCCAGCGCGTTCAGACAGCGCAGGATCGTCGTCTTGCCCGAACCGGATGGGCCGATCAGCACGACGACCCGACCGACACCGACCTCGAAGCTGATGTCGTGGATCACCTCGTGGTCGCCGAACGACTTGCGCAGGTTGGTGACCTGGAGTCGCGGCACCGCGCCACCGCCAGGCGCGCTCCCCTCAGGCGTGGGCGACATACCGGTCCAATCTCTTCTCGAGCGCAGACTGCCCGCTGGAGAGCGCCAAGCAGATCACCCAGTAGATAGCCGCCGCCTCGATGTACAACACCAGGAACTCGCTGCTCGCCGCGGCGATCTGCTGAGCCTCCCTGAACAACTCGGTGACGAGAATCACGGATGCCAGCGACGTATCTTTGACGAGGCTGATGAAGGTGTTCGACAGCGGCGGCACCGAAACGCGGGCGGCCTGCGGCAGGATGATCCTGCGCATCGCCTGGCCGTTGCTCATGCCGATCGTGGACGCGGCCTCCCATTGACCCCGCGGCACCGCCAAAATGGCGGCGCGCACGACTTCGGATGCGTATCCGCCCACATTGAGCGACAGCGCTATGATCGCGCTCGGCCATGGGTCGATCACCACGCCGATCGTCGGCAAGCCGTAGAACACCACGAACAACTGCACGAGCATCGGCGTGCCCCGGATGATCGAGACATAGCCGCGGGCGATCCCGCGCGCGAACCGATTCTTTGACAGGCGCATGATCGCGACCCCGATCGCCAGAGCGAGGCCGATCGCGAATGACGCCAGCGAGAGCGGAATGGTGCCGAGAATTGCGCCCTGCAAGAGCGGCCAGAGCGAGTGGATGACGAGCTGCCAGTAATAGTCGGCAGTGCCGACCGCGGGCGTCATCCGCGTCGCCATCGTGTGGTCATGACTCGCCACTCAACCATGGGTCACCGCTCAGCCGCAAGTTCTGCCCGGCTCGAGGTCGGCACTGCCACAATGTCACGGGCTGGCGCCAGCTACTTCGACACGTCTTGGCCGAAGTACTTCTCCGAGATCTTCGCCAGCGTTCCGTTCGCAGCCAACGTAGCCAATGCCTTGTCGAAGTCGGGCGCGAGCGTGCTGCTCTTGCGGAACGTGAACGCGTTCTTGGCCGGGTCGGCGGCGGTGGCCGCGATGCGCAGCTTCGCCTCAGGATGCTGCTTCTCATAGTCCAGCAACGTCAACTTGTCATTGACGGTCGCGTCGATGCGGCCCTGGGTGAGCAACGCGATGGACTGTGCCCAGCCTTCGACCGCCTGCACATTCGCGCCGTTCTTCTGAGCGAGCGCATACCAGTCACTCGTGTTCGACTGGGCGGTCGTCTTGCCCTTCAGGTCCGCAAAGCTGGTGATGCTCTTATCGTCGGCGCGCGTGATGATGACGCCGGGCGAAACCGTGTACGGGGTGCTGAACGAGTACTTCGCCTGGCGTTCCGGAGTGATCGAAACCTGGTTCGCGATCACGTCGATGCGTTTGGAATCGAGCGCGGCGAAGATGCCGTCCCACTGCGTCTCCTGGAACGTGACTTTGATACCGAGTTGCTTCGCGACGGCGTTCGTCACATCGATGTCATACCCGGTCAGCTTGTTGGTCGTTGCATCGTGGTAAGAAAACGGTCGGTAGGTCCCCTCCGTGCCGATGACGAGTCCGTTCGTTCGTGCTGCGACAAGATCCGCACTTCCGGATGCCGCGGCCGTACTCGCCGTTGCGTTCGAACCGGCCCCGGCTGCACCCCCGGAGCATCCGGAAAGAGCGAGCGCGAGAGCGGCGGCGACGGCGCCGACAACGGCAAACCGTGACTTCATGGGGACTCCTTCGAGGGCGCGCGCAGACGAGAAACGTCGGATGCGACGTGCCAATGGCTTGTCTTTCACGCTACCCAGGCCTGGGTAGCGGCCCAAACACGGTTACGCAGCGTTACAGCGACGCCCACCAAGCCGCGCCGGCCAAACAGTGCCCACAAAGCGGCGCCGGCCAGCGTGTGCGCCACGTGCTGCGTCTTGCGCCAGTTGAACTGGCGCAGGGCGCAGCAACTGGCGCACCACGTGCCGGACCTGAGCGTCGTACGCTAATCCGCCAACGCTTCGCGCTCGGAACCGAAGCCGACCAGCAGTCGGGGGAGCACCTGCCAGACGCCCTCCTGGAGGGCGGGGATGGCATCCGCATTGCCCGCATGTAGGCCGATCAGTGCCTGCTGGAACAGCCCGTCGAACACCGCATAGGTCGCACCACGGGTGAGAGCGATCTCGGCGCCGACGAAACCGGCGTAGGTGGTCATGATGCGCCAGATCATCTGCTCGAGACTGTCGTCGACTTCGGCGACGTCTGCCTGGAAGTCGGTCTCGAACATGCTCTGGTTGCGCAGGTCGTACCAGAGCCGGTGCATAGCGGTATCATCGCGAGCGGATGCCGCCAGCGCGGCCGCGAACGACAGGCGCAGTTGCTCGGCAGAGGTCGCGGTCGCGATGATCAAGTCGTAGTGACCGATGCACGCCGCCTTGTATTCGCGCACGCAATAGGTGATCAGATCGACCTTGTCGCGAAAGTAATAGTGGAAGACGCCGTGTGAGAAACCAGACTTCTGCGCGATTTCACGAAGGCTCGTGCGCGCGTAGCCGAGCTCGGAGAGCGTGATCAGCGCGTCCGCCGCGAGCTGCGCTCGGCGTTCGCCGAACTTGTCGACCTGGCGACGCTCGATGCGCAGGGCAGCGGCATTCGTTGCCGCGCCCTGTCGTTCGCTGACGCTTTGGTCTGTCATCGTGCCCTTCTCGTGCTCGCAGTCTAAACCCCTCGGTGCTCGAACCCTCGCGGGAATCGTGCTGTTTTGAACACCTGGTCAGACTATTTTAGACGATTGTCCAAAAAAACTTGGACAGATGTCTAAACGCTGGATTAGGGTGATCGCAGATGCCGCTTCCGGCCGGTGCAGAGCAGCGCGCGGCCGGACCGGCACATACTCGAGGAGGAGTTTCGGATGAGTCAGTTTGACCTCAACGGCCGAATGGCCCTCGTGACGGGAGGCGCCCAAAACCTCGGCGCCGCTATCGCGAAAG
The Rathayibacter sp. SW19 DNA segment above includes these coding regions:
- a CDS encoding amino acid ABC transporter ATP-binding protein: MSPTPEGSAPGGGAVPRLQVTNLRKSFGDHEVIHDISFEVGVGRVVVLIGPSGSGKTTILRCLNALETPDAGIIQIDDDVNVDFSAPVGKAAVAALRRKSAMVFQQYNLFPHKTVLENLIEGPVQVQKRSRADATADALALLTQVGLEAKKDVYPFQLSGGQQQRVGIARAVALKPGLILFDEPTSALDPELVGDVLGVMKTLAQEGWTMVVVTHELEFARLVADEVLFLDGGVIVERGKPNQIFRHPAHERTQQFLSRLLHPLD
- a CDS encoding amino acid ABC transporter permease; amino-acid sequence: MTPAVGTADYYWQLVIHSLWPLLQGAILGTIPLSLASFAIGLALAIGVAIMRLSKNRFARGIARGYVSIIRGTPMLVQLFVVFYGLPTIGVVIDPWPSAIIALSLNVGGYASEVVRAAILAVPRGQWEAASTIGMSNGQAMRRIILPQAARVSVPPLSNTFISLVKDTSLASVILVTELFREAQQIAAASSEFLVLYIEAAAIYWVICLALSSGQSALEKRLDRYVAHA
- a CDS encoding amino acid ABC transporter substrate-binding protein, which encodes MKSRFAVVGAVAAALALALSGCSGGAAGAGSNATASTAAASGSADLVAARTNGLVIGTEGTYRPFSYHDATTNKLTGYDIDVTNAVAKQLGIKVTFQETQWDGIFAALDSKRIDVIANQVSITPERQAKYSFSTPYTVSPGVIITRADDKSITSFADLKGKTTAQSNTSDWYALAQKNGANVQAVEGWAQSIALLTQGRIDATVNDKLTLLDYEKQHPEAKLRIAATAADPAKNAFTFRKSSTLAPDFDKALATLAANGTLAKISEKYFGQDVSK
- a CDS encoding TetR/AcrR family transcriptional regulator — encoded protein: MTDQSVSERQGAATNAAALRIERRQVDKFGERRAQLAADALITLSELGYARTSLREIAQKSGFSHGVFHYYFRDKVDLITYCVREYKAACIGHYDLIIATATSAEQLRLSFAAALAASARDDTAMHRLWYDLRNQSMFETDFQADVAEVDDSLEQMIWRIMTTYAGFVGAEIALTRGATYAVFDGLFQQALIGLHAGNADAIPALQEGVWQVLPRLLVGFGSEREALAD